The Caldibacillus debilis DSM 16016 genome includes a window with the following:
- a CDS encoding amino acid ABC transporter ATP-binding protein, with translation MIYFHQVNKYYGDFHVLKDINLTIHQGEVVVIIGPSGSGKSTLVRCINRLETITSGELIVDNVKVNDKKVDINRLRRNIGMVFQHFNLYPHMTVLQNITLAPRKVLRIPEKEAKETAMYYLEKVGIPEKANAYPSELSGGQQQRVAIARGLAMKPKIMLFDEPTSALDPETIGEVLDVMKQLAKEGMTMAVVTHEMGFAREVADRIVFIDQGRILEEAPPEEFFSNPKEERAKVFLGRILNH, from the coding sequence TTGATCTATTTTCATCAAGTGAACAAATACTATGGCGATTTCCACGTGCTGAAAGATATCAACTTAACCATCCATCAAGGGGAAGTCGTCGTCATCATCGGCCCGTCCGGTTCGGGAAAAAGCACGCTCGTCCGTTGCATCAACCGATTGGAAACGATTACAAGCGGGGAACTCATCGTCGACAATGTGAAAGTCAATGACAAAAAGGTCGACATCAACCGGCTGCGGCGCAATATCGGCATGGTTTTCCAACATTTCAATTTGTACCCGCATATGACGGTCCTGCAAAATATTACGCTGGCGCCGCGGAAAGTGCTCCGCATCCCGGAAAAAGAGGCGAAAGAAACGGCCATGTACTACCTGGAGAAAGTCGGAATCCCGGAGAAAGCCAACGCCTATCCGTCCGAATTGTCCGGCGGGCAGCAGCAGCGGGTCGCGATCGCCCGAGGATTGGCGATGAAACCGAAAATCATGTTATTTGACGAGCCGACGTCGGCCCTTGACCCGGAAACGATCGGCGAAGTGCTCGATGTCATGAAACAATTGGCCAAAGAGGGAATGACGATGGCCGTCGTCACCCACGAAATGGGATTCGCCCGTGAGGTCGCGGACCGCATCGTCTTTATCGATCAGGGGCGCATTTTGGAAGAAGCCCCTCCGGAGGAATTTTTCTCCAATCCGAAAGAAGAGCGCGCCAAAGTATTTTTGGGCCGTATTCTCAACCATTAA